The Dissulfuribacter thermophilus genomic sequence ACCACTCTGTCTTATCCTGGGATTCAGGCTGAACACCACTACAATGAGTTGGTCCGAATCATCTAGGCTCTTGGCATAAGTGCCACGAGGCGCTGAGAGCTGCCAATTTAGGCAGCTTCTCATAGCCATAGAAATTTATGATCCATCCATCCATGTCGATCGAGCTGAGGATAGAGCCATAGACGCCTAAAGTGTACTGAAAATGGAGAATACCTTTTTAAAAGAGACGCTTTAGAATAGCCTGGAGGTCTTTGGATTTAAAGGGTTTACTCAATAACCCATCAATACCCTTATCCTTCAAATCTTTTTCTTCGTATTCAGCTCCCCACCCAGTAATAAGCACCACCTTGACCTTCGGATCCTTTTTCTTGACCATGGAAGCCACATCGAATCCACTCATCCCAGGCATTCCCAGGTCCGTTAATACCAGATCAAACTCTTCTTGCTCAATGACTCTTTTTACTTCTCCAGGATCAGTAATTCCCTTGGCAAAATGTCCCATTTTCTCTAAGAGCATTGTCAATAACTCTACAATGATAAACTCATCGTCTACCACCAATACCCTGAGCCGTGGCACGTTGACTTCTGACTCTGAATCAGAATTTTTGCAATTGGCTTCACACTTCTTGGATTGAAAAATTGGCAATTCAATTACAAACCTGGCGCCTTTTCCAACTTCAGATTCAAACCAAACCCTGCCTCCTATCTGTTTTAACAGTCCTTGTATAACAAAGAGCCCAAGGCCAGAGGATTTCACTCCCTTTGTGGTATAAAATGGGTCGAAAATTTTATCTCTTTCTTCCTCTGGTATTCCTATACCTGTATCTTCCACCTCGATTATTGCTTGGCCAGATTCCCTTCTAGCAGAAATGGTTATTATCCCGCCCTTTGGCATGGCATCGATGGCATTAAAGATCAAATTGGCCAATATCTCTTTAAGGTCTTCAGGTGAGATGAGAATTTGCCCTACATCTTCTATATTTTTTCTAATTTCAATTGGTATTCCAATTCTCTCTACACACTCTTTTATTCGGGGACTGACAAACTCAATGACCTGTTCTACAAGCTGTCTTAAATCATCAACCTTGGTCTCAGGTTGTGGGTACTTCTTACCAACGTAGGCATTTAGTCTTTTTACAATGTGTGAGCCATCTGAAACGGCAGTCTTGATCCGTTCCAACCTTTTCAAGTGATCGGAATTGTCTATCTCCTCCATGAGGATTTCAACATTTCCCATGATCATTGCCAAAATGTTGTTAAAATCGTGAGCAACGCCTTGAGCCATTAAACCAAGGGCCTTCATCTTCTCTATTTGAACCATCTCTTCAAGGCGCTTTTTTTGCCCTCTCAGATCATGGAAGATGATCATTCCGACAATGCAGTGATCCTCAAGATGAAAAGGATGATAGAAGATATCTACAGGTATAAGCTCTCCGTCAAAGGCCCTTAGAATACCAGCGTTAATTTCTGTCATCCTGCCATCTTTAATGGCTGCTCTTATGGCCTGAACATCACATTGCCTGTGCAAAAGACGCTCGAATGGCTGATCAATTAGGCCCTTTGCAGTGCTATTGGTCAGTATGATCAGGGCTTCGTTAACAGAATAAATTCTTCCAGCAGGATTGAGCAGTGCCAAACCTTGGGGCACACCTCGGATAATTCCATCTAGTATTTTGAGTGCGTCCTGTAATTCTTTTTTACTGTTGGAAATTTCTTTCGTCTTTGTCTCGATGAGCTTTTGAACGTGAAGGTGTGATAATATGGGCTTTCCCTTCAAGTCAATCGATTCGAGGAAATTGGCAATTACCTGCGTGATTATGACAAGGTCCTGCCGTTCACGAACATTAAAGCTTCTGGGCACAGAATTACTAAGATTCAAGACCCCTAGTTCACCAATTGGAAGACATGCCAAGGAACGAATATTGACAGCATTAATCCCATCCAATAAGGGCACGTGTGTGTCATTAGTATCTTCAATAAAAATGGGTTCCTTTGAATCAAAGACCTTCCAGGCAATACCTTCATCGCGCTTAAATTTGAGATCTCTGTTATATTCTATTGAAGATCCAACATCGAAATGATCCAAAAGCCCCTTTGCAGCCAAAAGCTTCAGGGAATCATCTGAAGAGTCATAACGTAGGATAGATGTGTTTTCAAAACCGAGTTCAAGGGAAAGGCAATCAACGATCTTTTGGGCACCCTGTACCAGATCTCTAGTGTCTTTAGCAATATGGATGAGATTTAAGATTATGCCAAGACTTCTGCTATGAATGTCATATGAATCCTTAAAATAGGTTAAGACCCGAGAAATGGCCTCTTTTTTTTTGGAGTCGGGAGAGTTCATTTTAACCACCTGAAATCATCTTTAGCACATCCTCTGCCTTACCCAACAACATATCGACATTATCGATTGTATTGTTTAGAATTTTTTTTGTCCAAGGATATTGATTCCTGATAGCCTCCAATTCCTCCTCAAGACTGTCAGAATCCTCTCGG encodes the following:
- a CDS encoding ATP-binding protein, with protein sequence MNSPDSKKKEAISRVLTYFKDSYDIHSRSLGIILNLIHIAKDTRDLVQGAQKIVDCLSLELGFENTSILRYDSSDDSLKLLAAKGLLDHFDVGSSIEYNRDLKFKRDEGIAWKVFDSKEPIFIEDTNDTHVPLLDGINAVNIRSLACLPIGELGVLNLSNSVPRSFNVRERQDLVIITQVIANFLESIDLKGKPILSHLHVQKLIETKTKEISNSKKELQDALKILDGIIRGVPQGLALLNPAGRIYSVNEALIILTNSTAKGLIDQPFERLLHRQCDVQAIRAAIKDGRMTEINAGILRAFDGELIPVDIFYHPFHLEDHCIVGMIIFHDLRGQKKRLEEMVQIEKMKALGLMAQGVAHDFNNILAMIMGNVEILMEEIDNSDHLKRLERIKTAVSDGSHIVKRLNAYVGKKYPQPETKVDDLRQLVEQVIEFVSPRIKECVERIGIPIEIRKNIEDVGQILISPEDLKEILANLIFNAIDAMPKGGIITISARRESGQAIIEVEDTGIGIPEEERDKIFDPFYTTKGVKSSGLGLFVIQGLLKQIGGRVWFESEVGKGARFVIELPIFQSKKCEANCKNSDSESEVNVPRLRVLVVDDEFIIVELLTMLLEKMGHFAKGITDPGEVKRVIEQEEFDLVLTDLGMPGMSGFDVASMVKKKDPKVKVVLITGWGAEYEEKDLKDKGIDGLLSKPFKSKDLQAILKRLF